The following coding sequences are from one Solidesulfovibrio fructosivorans JJ] window:
- a CDS encoding TrpB-like pyridoxal phosphate-dependent enzyme, with amino-acid sequence MELKITLPESEMPRQWYNALPDLPTPLAPPLDPQTKQPVDPAQLELIFPKAVIEQELSSQRWLPIPEPVLDIYRLYRPTPLVRAERLEKALGVKCKIYYKNESVSPAGSHKPNTAIPQAYYNKMEGVRRISTETGAGQWGTALSFACSQLGLDCTVYMVKVSYTQKPYRRILINAYGGEIFPSPSENTKTGRAMLAQDPDCTGSLGLAISEAVEDAATHDDTRYALGSVLNHVLHHQTIIGLEVEKQLAMIGAKPDYLVGCVGGGSNFAGLVLPFLPRKLAGEKIRFIAVEPKACPTLTRGQFRYDYGDVAKLTPLLKMHTLGHAFMPAPIHAGGLRYHGGAPIVCNLANEGVVESTAYFQTECFEAAKLFLRTEGFLPAPETSHAIKAAIETAKQAGPDESVVFLYSGHGLLDLASYDAFLQGKLTDFAYPESNITEALKACPDVD; translated from the coding sequence ATGGAGTTGAAAATCACCCTTCCCGAAAGCGAGATGCCCCGGCAGTGGTACAACGCCCTGCCCGACCTGCCGACGCCCCTGGCCCCGCCGCTCGATCCCCAGACCAAACAGCCTGTGGACCCCGCCCAGTTGGAGCTTATTTTCCCCAAGGCCGTCATCGAGCAGGAATTGTCTTCACAACGCTGGCTCCCCATTCCCGAGCCCGTCCTGGACATCTACCGCCTCTATCGCCCGACGCCGCTGGTGCGGGCCGAGCGTTTGGAAAAAGCCCTCGGGGTCAAGTGCAAGATCTACTATAAGAACGAGTCCGTCTCTCCGGCCGGCTCACACAAGCCCAACACCGCCATTCCCCAGGCCTATTACAACAAGATGGAAGGCGTGCGCCGCATCAGCACAGAGACCGGCGCCGGGCAGTGGGGCACGGCGCTGTCCTTCGCCTGTTCCCAGCTCGGCCTCGACTGCACGGTGTACATGGTCAAGGTGAGCTACACCCAGAAGCCGTATCGCCGCATCCTCATCAATGCCTACGGCGGCGAGATTTTCCCCTCGCCCTCGGAGAACACCAAGACCGGCCGGGCGATGCTGGCCCAGGACCCGGACTGTACGGGCTCCCTCGGCCTGGCCATTTCCGAGGCCGTGGAGGACGCCGCCACCCATGACGACACCCGCTATGCGCTCGGCAGCGTCCTCAACCACGTGCTGCACCATCAGACCATCATCGGCCTGGAAGTGGAAAAGCAGCTGGCCATGATCGGGGCCAAGCCCGACTATCTGGTCGGATGCGTGGGTGGCGGCAGCAACTTCGCCGGGTTGGTGTTGCCGTTTTTGCCCCGCAAGCTCGCGGGCGAGAAAATCCGTTTCATCGCCGTGGAGCCCAAGGCCTGCCCGACCCTTACCCGGGGGCAGTTCCGCTACGACTACGGCGACGTGGCCAAACTGACGCCGCTTTTGAAAATGCACACCCTGGGCCATGCCTTCATGCCGGCCCCCATCCATGCCGGCGGGCTGCGCTACCACGGCGGCGCGCCCATCGTGTGCAATCTTGCCAACGAGGGCGTCGTGGAATCCACGGCCTACTTCCAGACCGAGTGCTTTGAGGCGGCCAAGCTCTTCTTGCGCACCGAGGGCTTCCTGCCGGCTCCGGAGACCTCCCACGCCATCAAGGCCGCCATCGAGACGGCCAAGCAGGCTGGTCCCGACGAAAGCGTGGTCTTCCTCTATTCCGGCCACGGCCTGCTCGATCTGGCCTCCTACGACGCGTTCCTGCAAGGCAAGCTGACCGACTTCGCCTATCCGGAGTCCAACATCACCGAGGCGCTCAAAGCCTGCCCGGATGTCGACTGA